The sequence CTCGTTGAAGCTCATGTAGTGCGGCTCTTTTCGCATTCCTCTTCGGACGACCAGAAAAAATATCGTCCCGCCGAATCGCTGGCGCAGGACGCTCAAAAAGACCCGATAAAATTATTCTCAAATTACTTGATCGAAAAGGGCTTTCTTAACGACCTGGCATTGGAGGAACTCTATAAAGAAGTACGAAATCATGTCAACGATGCGGCAGACTGGGCATTAAAACAGCCGGAGCCGGAGACAAACGCCGCAATAAAATATGTTTACGACGAGTCGGACAAAAAATCGAAACTTACTTACGAAAAATCAAAAAGCTACGGCAAAAATACCGTCATGGTCGACGCCATCAATCATGCTCTGAAAGAAGAACTCGAATTTAACGATAAGATTTATATCTTCGGCGAAGACGTGGCGGACAAAAAAGGGGGAGTGTTCACTGCCACAAAAGGATTATCGACGCAGTTCGGAAACGAACGCGTTTTCAATTCGCCTTTGGCTGAAGCGAGCATAATAGGCGTTGCAATCGGAATGTCGCTGGCGGGACTTAAACCGTGCGTCGAAATTCAATTTGGCGATTATATCTGGCCGGCTTTTATGCAGATAAGAGACGAGCTTGTTATGTATCGTTACCGCTCGAACAATCTGTTCGAAACCCCGGTGGTAATACGCGTTCCGGTAGGAGGATTTATTCACGGAGGATTGTATCACAGCCAGAATATCGAAGGTTTTTTTGCTCACATGCCCGGACTTTATATAGCCTACCCTTCGAACGCGGCTGATGCTAAAGGATTATTGAAAACCGCTCTTCGCATAAACGATCCGGTGTTGTTTTTGGAGCATAAAGGTCTTTACAGGCAGAGTTACGCTACGTCGCCCGAACCCGATGCGGGATATTTACTGCCGTTCGGAAAAGCCCGTAAAGTAACCGAAGGCTCGGATTTATCGGTTATTACTTACGGCGCAATGGTGCACGAATCGGCCTTCGCGGCAAAAAAACTGAAAGAAGAAGGATACTCTGTCGAAATTATCGACATACGAACAATTTCTCCGCTCGATTTCGAAGCCGTCGCCGAAAGCGTTAAAAAGACCGGTAAAGTCGCCGTAATTCACGAAGATACTCTTACTGCGGGATTCGGAGCCGAAATTGCCGCTCGCATCTCCGACGAGTGTTTCGAATTTCTCGACGCTCCCGTTAAAAGAATTGCCGCAAAAGACTCTCCAATTCCGTATGCTCCGAACCTCGAAAAATTTGTTCTGCCCGACAGAAATAAAATTTACGACCGGCTTAAATTGTTATTGAAATATTAATGAGAGGTATTGATGAAAGTCGAAATTATTATGCCGCAAATGGGGGAAAGTATTACCGAAGGAACGGTAATCAAATGGCATAAAAAAGTTGGCGAAGAAATTAAAAAAGACGAAATTTTATTCGAAATTAGCACGGACAAAGTCGATACCGAAGTGCCGAGTCCCGAAAACGGAATTCTTAAAGAAATTTTGGTAAAAGAAAACGAAACAGCAGAAGTTGGAAAAGTTGTAGCTGTTCTGGAAACTGATAATTCGGAATATGTCGATAAGGCACAGGATACGCCGACAACAACTCAAGTGGGCGGCGAGATAGTCGATATTATTATGCCGAAAATGGGCGAGTCGATTACCGAAGGCGTTATAATCAAATGGCATAAAAAAGCGGGCGACAAAGTAGCTAAGGACGAAATTCTTTTCGAAATAAGCACCGATAAAGTCGACACCGAAGTTCCTTCGCCCGAAGAAGGAATATTGACGGAAATCCTTTACGAGGAAAATCAAACCGTTGAAGTAGGACAGACTGTAGCAAAGCTTAAAACCACTACGGGCTTGCGTCCGGTAACTACCGCCGCAGAAACCGTTGAAATTGCGGAAGAGAAAGAAAAATCCGCCGCCGAAGAACCTTTAAGAAAGGAAGAGACTGCAAGCCGGAACGCAAATCGATTCTATTCGCCTTCCGTTATTAATCTTGCAAGAGCCGAAGGAATTCCTTTGAGCGAACTCGATACTTTAGAAGGCACGGGACTAAAAGGCAGGCTTACGAAAAAAGACCTCGAAAGATATATCGAGTCCCGGAAATCGGTCGCAATAAATCAGGACGTTAAGAAAACCGAACCGGCGTCTGTTTCTGAATACAAAAGGGTAAGTTCGGACGGAGTTGAAATTATTCCGATGGATCATACAAGACGGCGAATTATGGAACATATGGTCAAAAGCCGCGATACTTCCGTGCATGTTACCGCAGTCGCCGAAGTCGATATGTCGGTTATTTATAATTTCATTAAAGAAAACAAAAACAAATTCGCTAAAGAAAACTTAAAGTTGACTTACATGCCGTTTATTGCTTTTGCGGCTGTTAAGGCTCTGCAGCAATACCCGTTGATGAATTCTTCGATCGAAGGCGCGAATATCGTGATGAAAAAATATATCAATCTTGGCATTGCCGTGGCTGTTGAGCCGAACGGATTGATCGTGCCGAACATTAAACACGCCGAAGAAAAAAGCGTTATCGGACTGGCAAAAGCTATAGCCGATTTGAGCGAGCGGACTCGCACGAAGAAATTGCTTCCCGAAGACGTTCAGAACGGAACGTTTTCGATTACGAACTACGGCGTCTTCGGCACGTTGATCGGCACGCCGATTATTAATCAACCCGAAGTCGGTATCCTTGGAGTCGGAGCGGTCGTAAAGAAACCGGTTGTCGTAGAAAACGAAGGCGTCGAATCGATAGCCATTAAACCGATGATGTATTTATCGCTGAGTCACGACCACCGTTTGATTGACGGAATGATTGGCAGTAAATTTCTTATGTCGATTAAACATATTTTGGAAAATTTCGATACAAGTTCTGTTTAATTCTAAATCCGGAGAATAAATGAAAATCAATCAACATCAAAAGAATTTCAAAGAAGCAATTGAAAAGGAACGACAGGAACTGGGTAAGAGACCCGAGTGGCTGAAAGTACGGCTCCCTTCGGGCGAAAATTATAAAGACGTACATCGTTTGATGAGAAAATCGAAACTCAACACCGTTTGCGAAGAAGCAAAATGCCCGAATATCGCAGAGTGCTGGAACCGCAGAACAGCTACATTTATGATATTAGGAGACGTATGTACGAGGAGCTGCGGATTTTGTAACGTTAAACTGGGACTTCCTACCGAACTCGATCTCGACGAACCGAGACGCGTGGCTGAATCGGTCGAGCAGTTGAAATTAAATCACGTCGTAATTACTTCCGTCAACAGGGACGAACTCAAGGACGGAGGCGCTTCGATTTTTTCGGAAACAGTCAGGCTCATTCGTTCTAAAATGCCATCTACGACGATTGAAATTTTAATCCCCGATTTTAAAGGCGAAACGGAAGCTTTCGAAATAATAATGCAAAATCCGCCCGACATTTTGAATCATAATCTGGAAACGGTCAAACGTCTTTACCATGCCGTACGCCCTCAGGCAAAATACGAAAGAAGCCTTAAGCTGATCGAATGGTTCAAGCAAAGGGGACTTAGAACAAAGAGCGGGATTATGGTCGGAATAGGCGAATCTAAAGAAGAAGTTTTCGATTTGATGAAAGATTTATACAATGCCGGCTGCGATATTATGACAATCGGTCAGTATTTGCAGCCCACAAAAAATCATTTGCCGGTGCACCGATACGTTACTCTCGAAGAATTCAAGGAATACAAGGATTTCGGAATGAGCCTCGGGTTCAAAGCCGTCGAATCCTCGCCTTTGGTGCGCAGCTCGTATCATGCTGATAAACACGCCGAATTGTCCTAACCGCAAGAAATAGTTTTCTCAGGTTTGATAAGAGGATTCCGACTCCTTTTATGTGAGTTGTAAACTTTCGGTTTTAGGCTTTATTTTTTGTCGATAATTCTTATTTTAAACCATAGATTTTGACTCTAAACTTTGGCACGTTAGTTTCTTTAAAATAGATTTTAGAAGGAACTATGATTTTGGCTCTAATTGAAATACTACAAAGATTAACCCCTAAACCGAAGAAAGGTTATAGCAAAACTATAACCTTTTTTTATTTTAAATAAACCGAGGTAATTATGGCAAAAGTAAAAGGCGATATCCTGATCGATATCGAGAAATGCAAAGGATGCGAGATATGCACGGTAGCATGCCCGCAGTCGACGCTAGAGCTTTCTCGAAAACTGAACTCAAAAGGATATCATTACGTCGTAAAAATCAAAGATAATTGCACCGGGTGTACTAACTGCGCTCTGGTTTGCCCAGAAGGCATTATCAGAGTCTATCGCAAAACCGATAAAGCGAAAAAAGAACACCTTGCAACTATAACCGACGTCAAAAACGATATAACAGTAACGGTGCGGCAATGAAAAAAGAACTCCGTTTAATGAAAGGAAACGAAGCTCTGGCCGAAGCTGCAATTCGCGCCGGCTGCGACGGTTATTTCGGTTATCCTATTACTCCGCAATCGGAAGTATTAGAGTATCTTTCAAAAGAAGCTTATAAAAGAACCGGTATGATAGTTCTACAGGCCGAAAGCGAAGTGGCTTCGATCAATATGGTCTACGGAGCCGCAGGCACCGGCAAAAAAGTAATGACCTCCTCGTCGTCTCCCGGAATCAGTCTGATGCAGGAAGGAATTTCTTACATCGCCTGCGCCGAACTGCCGTGTCTGATTGTCAACGTAATGAGAGGCGGTCCGGGTCTCGGCACGATTCAGCCTTCGCAAGGCGACTATTTCCAGGCTGTAAAAGGCGGCGGTCACGGCGACTATAAACTGATTGTTCTCGCCCCGTCAACCGTTCAGGAAATGGTCGATTTTGTGCCTCTCAGTTTCGATCTCGCATTTAAATATAAAAATCCCGTTATGATTCTTGCCGACGGAGCGCTCGGACAAATGATGGAAAAAGTGGAACTCTTCGATCCGATTCCACGCAAAAACAATACAGAAGAATGGGCTACGGTGGGCAAACCGAAAAACAGAGAAAGAAATATTATCACTTCTCTTCACATCGAACCCGATAAGATGGAGGAGATAAATCATAAACTCCAGAAAAAGTACAAAGAAATCGAAGAGAATGAAGTCCGTTATGAAATGATTAACTGCGACGACGCGGATATAATTATCGTAGCGTTCGGACTAGTGGCAAGAATCAGTTCCAAGGCTGCGGAATTAGCCCGCGAAAAAGGTTTGAAAGTCGGCGTCTTCAGACCGATTTCTCTCTATCCTTTCCCGTACGAAAAATTGAATCGACTTGCCGAGAATGTCAAAGGAATGCTGGTTACCGAAATGAACGCCGGTCAGATGGTCGAAGATGTTAAACTTGCCGTAAACGGCAAGACGGACGTGCATTTCTACGGCAGGATGGGAGGCATCGTTCCATCGCCGGAAGAAATTCTGGCTCAACTTGAAGAAAAATTTTCGGGAGAATTGGTATGACGGATAATAAATTGCAGGAAGAAAAACATTTCGAAGAAATGATTGCCGAAGAAAGCGTCTGTGTCGAAGAAAATCTGGTCTACGACAGACCTAAAACTTTGATCGACACAACGATGCATTATTGCCCGGGTTGCGGACACGGAGTTGCGCATCGCTTAATTGCCGAAGTTATCGACGAACTCGGAATTCAGGATAAAACAATCGGAGTGGCTCCGGTCGGTTGTTCCGTTTTCGCATACAACTATCTCGATATTGATATGTCGGAAGCCGCACACGGCAGGGCAACCGCTGTTGCAACGGGAATCAAAAGAATGCTGCCCGATAAATACGTTTTTTCTTATCAGGGCGACGGCGATTTGGCCGCTATCGGCACCGGGGAAACGATTCACACATGCAACCGCGGAGAAAACATTCTGATTATTTTTATCAATAACGGCATTTACGGAATGACAGGCGGTCAGATGGCTCCGACTACGCTCGTCGGTATGAAATCGACTACCAGCCCCGAAGGCAGAATTCCCGAACTGATGGGAAATCCATTGAAAATAACCGAGTTGATCGCACAATTGCCGGGAGTTTATTATTGCACTCGCGTTGCTGTCAATACCCCGAATAACGTAAGAAAAGCAAAGAAGGCAATTCTGAAAGGATTCCAGTATCAGGACCATAAAAAAGGTCTCTGCTTTGTAGAAATAGTTTCGAATTGTCCTTCCAACTGGAAAATGACTCCCGTAGAAGCGAATAAATGGCTCGAAGAAAATATGTTGCCTTTCTATCCGCTCGGCGACCTGAAAGTACCAGAAATCGAAGGAGGCAAATGATGACCGAAGAAATTATTATCGCGGGTTTCGGGGGACAGGGAGTTTTGTCGCTCGGACAGATTTTATGTTACGGCGGGGTGATTGAAGACAAAGAAGTAAGCTGGATGCCTTCATACGGGCCGGAAATGAGAGGCGGCACGGCAAATTGTATTACAATTATCAGCGATTCTAAAATCAGTTCGCCCATCATATCGAAATTCGACACACTCATTGCGCTCAATCAGCCGTCGCTCGATAAATTCGAAAATTCGATTAAACCCGGCGGGCTGCTTATTTACGAAGCCAGTACGATATTGAATCCTCCCAAAAGGACCGATATCGAAATCTTGCCTGTCGAAGCCGCCAACGAAGCCGCCAAATTAAAAAACACGCGCGTGATGAATATGGTTGTGCTGGGCGCATATCTCAAGAAAAAACCTGTTATTTCTTTCGATACGGCGCTCGAAGCCCTCAAAAAAGTATTGCCTGAAAGATATCATCATCTTATTCCGCTCAACAAACAGGCAATCGAAAAAGGAATGGAACTGGCGGAAAAAGTAGGCGATATTAATTATCAGAATTAATTTTTGCCGGTTTTCTTATTGAAATGTCGTCGACCTCCCGGGGATTTTGCACTATCGGGGGTCGACGACGTTGTTTTAAAAAAATGTTGCATTTATGAACTAAAATGTTGATATTTTAACGGGTTTTAATCGCACTATTGTAGAATTGAAATCTGTTTCCGACGTTTGTTGTTCCGTCGTTTGTTGTTGTTTTAATCGCACTATTGTAGAATTGAAATTTCGCAAAAGCGGAATTAGTCTCTGTGATTGCAACTCGTTTTAATCGCACTATTGTAGAATTGAAATTATCTTTCTATGTATGCTTTCTCTCGTGCTCTATCCGTTTTAATCGCACTATTGTAGAATTGAAATATGCTCAACACATGGTATATGTGTATATGCGAAAACAGTTTTAATCGCACTATTGTAGAATTGAAATTAATTTACAAGCCCGTAGTCAAGCCCGCAAAATTCGTTTTAATCGCACTATTGTAGAATTGAAATACGAAATGAAAATTTACAACATAGAACTCGATTACGTTTTAATCGCACTATTGTAGAATTGAAATAACAATTCCACCCAGCCCGACGGCTCTCGCCTTCTCGTTTTAATCGCACTATTGTAGAATTGAAATATGGCAGCGAGTCGTTCGTCGTCGATTTCCTTAGCGTTTTAATCGCACTATTGTAGAATTGAAATAATCGACGATAAGCGAAATTGCGGAGGACTACGGCTGTTTTAATCGCACTATTGTAGAATTGAAATTATCTTTCTATGTATGCTTTCTCTCGTGCTCTATCCGTTTTAATCGCACTATTGTAGAATTGAAATATGCTCAACACATGGTATATGTGTATATGCGAAAACAGTTTTAATCGCACTATTGTAGAATTGAAATATATATGAGACATTGCGTCGGCGGATATTCTTCTCCGGGTTTTAATCGCACTATTGTAGAATTGAAATCTTAGTAAAACGTGGGAATATATCAGTGCGCTGGGAGTTTTAATCGCACTATTGTAGAATTGAAATAACACATGCTAATCATATTAGAAGAAACGCCCGGGTTTTAATCGCACTATTGTAGAATTGAAATGTACGGACAACCGCCAGAACATTATTATCTATTCGAGTTTTAATCGCACTATTGTAGAATTGAAATGCGCTACTTCTGCATGCGATTATCAGAATCGAGTCTGAGTTTTAATCGCACTATTGTAGAATTGAAATGAATACGATAATCCGTATGGAGACAAAGCGCTTTCGCGTTTTAATCGCACTATTGTAGAATTGAAATGCATTACGCCGTATTTGTCGAAGTCCAGTTTTTCGCGTTTTAATCGCACTATTGTAGAATTGAAATAGTTTTACGTAAACAAGAAGGTTGTACAGAGGATATGTTTTAATCGCACTATTGTAGAATTGAAATGTCTTGTCTTTCGCTATTACTGCGCCTTCAAGTCGCGTTTTAATCGCACTATTGTAGAATTGAAATTTGTTATCTTGCGGACGCTATGTAAATCCTCTCTAATGTTTTAATCGCACTATTGTAGAATTGAAATTCAATCCTGAATCGAATGGGCTGTAGTAATACTTTGGTTTTAATCGCACCCGACTCTGACGGGTAGAATTGCCCCGCTTGCAGCGGGGTCTCCGTTCGTCCGTCATTCGACGGACTCACTTCGAAAATCCGAACTACAAAATTGTCATGCTGTTATGGTTTTAATCGCACCCGACTCTGACGGGTAGTATTATTTTGCCGGCGCTGATTTTATCGAAGTGATAGTCCTGTCAGGTTCAAGCGGTCGCTGAGCTTGTCGAAGCGACTTCGTTCGTCCGTCATTCGACGGAATCACTTCGAAAATCCGGACTACAAAATTGTCATGCTGTTATGTTTTAATCGCACCCGACTCTGACGGGTAGTATTATTTTGCCGGTCGCTGAGCCTGTCGAAGCGATAGCCCTGTCAGGTTCAAGCGGTCGCTGAGCCTGTCGAAGCGAAGATTGTGTCCCGTAAAAGTCTACAAGTTTGTAAAAGCAATGTAAGAAAAAATCATTCTACAGAATTAGAGGATAGTCTTATTGCATCAGAGCGGTCGCTGAGCCTGTCGAAGCGACTACGTTTGTCCGTCAGTCGACGGACTCACTTCGAAAATCCGGACTACAAAATTGTCATGCTGTTATGTGTTAATCGCATCCGACTCTGACGGGTAGTATTATTTTGCCGGTTGCTGAGCCTGTCGAAGCGAAGATTGTGTCCCGTAAAAGTCTTCAAGTTTGCAAAAGCATGTAAGAAAAGAAACATTCTACAGAATTAGAGAATAGTCTTATTGCATCGGAACGGTCGCTGAGCCTGTCGAAGCGACTACGTTCGTCCGTCATTCGACGGACTCACTTCGAAAATCCGTACTACAAAATAGTCATGCTGTTATGCGTTAATCGTACCCGACTCTGACGGGTAGTATTATTTTGCCGACGCTGATTTTATCGAAGCGATAATCCTGACAGGTTCAAGCGGTCGCTGAGCTTGTCGAAGCGACTACGTTCGTCCATCAGTCGACGGACTCACTTCGAAAATCCGGACTACAAAATTGTCATGCTGTTATGTTTTAATCGCACCCGACTCTGACGGGTAGTATTATTTTGCCGGTCGCTGAGCCTGTCGAAGCGATAATCCTGTCAGGTTCAAGCGGTCGCTGAGCTCTTCGTTGCGATTTTCTGCAAACTCCACTCCGAAAAATCGATATAAAAAACTTCCTGAACAATTTGGCAATCTTGCAATTTGGTAATTTGGTAATCTTGCAATTTTGTAATTTGGTAATCTTGTAATTTGGCAATCTTGCAATTTGTCAATAAACAAATTTGGCAATTAACGAATTACTTTCATAGCTTGCTTCATAAAAACGGAGTAAGGTATGAAAAAAAGCGATAAACC comes from Melioribacter roseus P3M-2 and encodes:
- a CDS encoding alpha-ketoacid dehydrogenase subunit alpha/beta, producing the protein MNKDKSELILNEELTPTGKKDSFGGMNKKELLNVLRLMIMSRTIDDKQMTLLKQGKTFFHIPGSGHEAAQVAFGLQLKKGIDWAYPYYRDLAFMLAAGTKPEDVFLHFLARKNDPMCGGRQMPCHWSSKELNVPTQSSPTGTQFLQAVGTALALKKEGREGVVYVSSGEGATSEGEFFEAVNWASREKLPVVFLIENNKWAISVPVENQNAGRNSSVSELLKGFENLLRFEVDGTDFLKVHAIAKSAFKYARRGDGPALVEAHVVRLFSHSSSDDQKKYRPAESLAQDAQKDPIKLFSNYLIEKGFLNDLALEELYKEVRNHVNDAADWALKQPEPETNAAIKYVYDESDKKSKLTYEKSKSYGKNTVMVDAINHALKEELEFNDKIYIFGEDVADKKGGVFTATKGLSTQFGNERVFNSPLAEASIIGVAIGMSLAGLKPCVEIQFGDYIWPAFMQIRDELVMYRYRSNNLFETPVVIRVPVGGFIHGGLYHSQNIEGFFAHMPGLYIAYPSNAADAKGLLKTALRINDPVLFLEHKGLYRQSYATSPEPDAGYLLPFGKARKVTEGSDLSVITYGAMVHESAFAAKKLKEEGYSVEIIDIRTISPLDFEAVAESVKKTGKVAVIHEDTLTAGFGAEIAARISDECFEFLDAPVKRIAAKDSPIPYAPNLEKFVLPDRNKIYDRLKLLLKY
- a CDS encoding 2-oxo acid dehydrogenase subunit E2 — protein: MKVEIIMPQMGESITEGTVIKWHKKVGEEIKKDEILFEISTDKVDTEVPSPENGILKEILVKENETAEVGKVVAVLETDNSEYVDKAQDTPTTTQVGGEIVDIIMPKMGESITEGVIIKWHKKAGDKVAKDEILFEISTDKVDTEVPSPEEGILTEILYEENQTVEVGQTVAKLKTTTGLRPVTTAAETVEIAEEKEKSAAEEPLRKEETASRNANRFYSPSVINLARAEGIPLSELDTLEGTGLKGRLTKKDLERYIESRKSVAINQDVKKTEPASVSEYKRVSSDGVEIIPMDHTRRRIMEHMVKSRDTSVHVTAVAEVDMSVIYNFIKENKNKFAKENLKLTYMPFIAFAAVKALQQYPLMNSSIEGANIVMKKYINLGIAVAVEPNGLIVPNIKHAEEKSVIGLAKAIADLSERTRTKKLLPEDVQNGTFSITNYGVFGTLIGTPIINQPEVGILGVGAVVKKPVVVENEGVESIAIKPMMYLSLSHDHRLIDGMIGSKFLMSIKHILENFDTSSV
- the lipA gene encoding lipoyl synthase gives rise to the protein MKINQHQKNFKEAIEKERQELGKRPEWLKVRLPSGENYKDVHRLMRKSKLNTVCEEAKCPNIAECWNRRTATFMILGDVCTRSCGFCNVKLGLPTELDLDEPRRVAESVEQLKLNHVVITSVNRDELKDGGASIFSETVRLIRSKMPSTTIEILIPDFKGETEAFEIIMQNPPDILNHNLETVKRLYHAVRPQAKYERSLKLIEWFKQRGLRTKSGIMVGIGESKEEVFDLMKDLYNAGCDIMTIGQYLQPTKNHLPVHRYVTLEEFKEYKDFGMSLGFKAVESSPLVRSSYHADKHAELS
- a CDS encoding 4Fe-4S dicluster domain-containing protein yields the protein MAKVKGDILIDIEKCKGCEICTVACPQSTLELSRKLNSKGYHYVVKIKDNCTGCTNCALVCPEGIIRVYRKTDKAKKEHLATITDVKNDITVTVRQ
- a CDS encoding 3-methyl-2-oxobutanoate dehydrogenase subunit VorB, which codes for MKKELRLMKGNEALAEAAIRAGCDGYFGYPITPQSEVLEYLSKEAYKRTGMIVLQAESEVASINMVYGAAGTGKKVMTSSSSPGISLMQEGISYIACAELPCLIVNVMRGGPGLGTIQPSQGDYFQAVKGGGHGDYKLIVLAPSTVQEMVDFVPLSFDLAFKYKNPVMILADGALGQMMEKVELFDPIPRKNNTEEWATVGKPKNRERNIITSLHIEPDKMEEINHKLQKKYKEIEENEVRYEMINCDDADIIIVAFGLVARISSKAAELAREKGLKVGVFRPISLYPFPYEKLNRLAENVKGMLVTEMNAGQMVEDVKLAVNGKTDVHFYGRMGGIVPSPEEILAQLEEKFSGELV
- a CDS encoding thiamine pyrophosphate-dependent enzyme, whose protein sequence is MIAEESVCVEENLVYDRPKTLIDTTMHYCPGCGHGVAHRLIAEVIDELGIQDKTIGVAPVGCSVFAYNYLDIDMSEAAHGRATAVATGIKRMLPDKYVFSYQGDGDLAAIGTGETIHTCNRGENILIIFINNGIYGMTGGQMAPTTLVGMKSTTSPEGRIPELMGNPLKITELIAQLPGVYYCTRVAVNTPNNVRKAKKAILKGFQYQDHKKGLCFVEIVSNCPSNWKMTPVEANKWLEENMLPFYPLGDLKVPEIEGGK
- a CDS encoding 2-oxoacid:acceptor oxidoreductase family protein — protein: MTEEIIIAGFGGQGVLSLGQILCYGGVIEDKEVSWMPSYGPEMRGGTANCITIISDSKISSPIISKFDTLIALNQPSLDKFENSIKPGGLLIYEASTILNPPKRTDIEILPVEAANEAAKLKNTRVMNMVVLGAYLKKKPVISFDTALEALKKVLPERYHHLIPLNKQAIEKGMELAEKVGDINYQN